In Candidatus Nitrosarchaeum limnium SFB1, the following proteins share a genomic window:
- a CDS encoding nitrogen regulatory protein P-II, whose product MLRIEAMLGNNDVMAISEALRKIEIGGLTVGKVRGRGKRPPAEIHAAKGSAIFQPQFSEKYVIVVIIPESKEEEVINIIKTKGTVGKIFVSPILRAIDIGTGQEGEETI is encoded by the coding sequence ATGTTAAGAATTGAAGCAATGCTTGGGAATAATGATGTGATGGCAATTAGTGAGGCTCTAAGAAAAATAGAGATTGGTGGTTTAACAGTTGGTAAAGTACGAGGAAGGGGAAAACGACCACCTGCAGAAATTCATGCTGCAAAAGGAAGTGCCATATTTCAACCACAATTCAGTGAAAAATATGTAATAGTAGTAATAATTCCAGAAAGTAAAGAAGAAGAAGTAATTAACATTATTAAAACAAAAGGAACTGTAGGAAAGATCTTTGTTTCACCAATATTACGTGCTATCGATATTGGAACTGGTCAAGAAGGCGAAGAAACAATCTAA